A stretch of Acidimicrobiales bacterium DNA encodes these proteins:
- a CDS encoding nitroreductase family deazaflavin-dependent oxidoreductase — MADMHDFNARIIDEFRANGGKVGGDFEGAPLLLLHSTGAKSGQERISPVMYQAVGDGYAVFGSKGGAPTNPAWVPNLVANPDTTIEVGADTVAVTARVAGGDERDRIWSQQKESFPQFAEYEAKTDRQIPVIVLTPKP, encoded by the coding sequence ATGGCAGACATGCACGACTTCAACGCCCGGATCATCGACGAGTTCCGCGCCAACGGCGGCAAGGTCGGCGGCGATTTCGAAGGCGCTCCGCTGCTGTTGCTGCACTCCACCGGCGCCAAGTCGGGCCAGGAGCGCATCAGCCCGGTCATGTACCAGGCCGTCGGCGACGGCTACGCCGTGTTCGGTTCGAAAGGTGGTGCGCCGACCAACCCCGCGTGGGTGCCCAACCTGGTCGCCAACCCCGACACCACGATCGAGGTCGGTGCCGACACCGTGGCGGTGACGGCCCGTGTCGCCGGAGGCGACGAACGCGACCGGATCTGGTCGCAGCAGAAGGAGTCGTTCCCGCAGTTCGCCGAGTACGAGGCGAAGACCGACCGTCAGATCCCCGTCATCGTGCTCACCCCCAAGCCCTGA
- a CDS encoding DUF2516 family protein: MGFVEGPVILIVLVILVMGLVLPLWALIDAASRPDWAWQQIGSAKSTYIILIVVGFFLFGIVGLIASIVYLAAARPRLVEVMARAGGDPGFGPGAYGVPPPQRPTPAAPVSVAPPPGWYTDPRDPSRQRWWDGSAWTEHQQ, encoded by the coding sequence GTGGGATTTGTCGAGGGGCCTGTGATCCTGATCGTGCTGGTGATCCTGGTGATGGGGCTGGTGCTCCCGTTGTGGGCCCTGATCGACGCGGCCAGTCGGCCGGACTGGGCCTGGCAGCAGATCGGCTCGGCCAAGTCGACCTACATCATCTTGATCGTGGTCGGGTTCTTCTTGTTCGGGATCGTGGGGCTCATCGCGTCGATCGTGTACCTCGCCGCCGCGCGGCCGCGTCTGGTGGAGGTCATGGCCCGAGCCGGTGGCGACCCGGGCTTCGGGCCGGGTGCCTACGGCGTGCCGCCGCCCCAACGCCCGACCCCGGCCGCGCCCGTCTCGGTCGCGCCCCCGCCGGGCTGGTACACCGACCCGCGCGATCCCTCGAGGCAACGGTGGTGGGACGGATCAGCCTGGACCGAGCACCAGCAATGA
- a CDS encoding sugar O-acetyltransferase, translated as MADKAIPGPDDPRTHRERMLAGDPYLADDPELVAAAQRARRLRDAFNSATGDDHGEERRRILGELLGSLGVDTGIRAPFYCDYGTNVRIGDRCFANYGLVALDVAPITIGDDVQMGPNVQLLTATHPLDADARRARWEWAEPITIDDNVWLGGGVIVLPGVHIGTNTVVGAGAVVTRDLPPDVLAVGNPARVIRDLR; from the coding sequence ATGGCGGACAAGGCGATCCCGGGACCCGACGATCCACGGACGCACCGCGAGCGGATGCTCGCGGGCGACCCCTACCTGGCCGACGATCCCGAGCTGGTGGCTGCGGCGCAACGGGCCCGCCGGCTGCGCGACGCGTTCAACTCGGCCACCGGCGACGACCACGGCGAGGAACGGCGCCGCATCCTCGGCGAGCTGTTGGGCTCGCTCGGCGTCGACACCGGCATCCGGGCGCCGTTCTACTGCGACTACGGCACCAACGTCCGCATCGGCGACCGCTGCTTCGCCAACTACGGCCTCGTCGCCCTCGACGTGGCGCCGATCACGATCGGCGACGACGTGCAGATGGGCCCCAACGTGCAACTTCTGACCGCTACGCACCCGCTCGATGCCGACGCCCGCCGCGCCAGGTGGGAGTGGGCCGAGCCGATCACAATCGACGACAACGTCTGGCTCGGCGGCGGCGTGATCGTGCTGCCCGGCGTCCACATCGGCACCAACACGGTGGTCGGCGCCGGGGCAGTGGTGACGCGCGACCTCCCACCCGACGTGCTGGCGGTGGGCAACCCCGCCCGTGTCATCCGCGACCTCCGCTAG